One window from the genome of Cricetulus griseus strain 17A/GY chromosome 2, alternate assembly CriGri-PICRH-1.0, whole genome shotgun sequence encodes:
- the Dnajc21 gene encoding dnaJ homolog subfamily C member 21 isoform X2, protein MKCHYEALGVRRDASEEELKKAYRKLALRWHPDKNLDNAAEAAEQFKLIQAAYDVLSDPQERAWYDNHREALLKGGLDGEYQDDSLDLLHYFTVTCYSGYGDDEKGFYAVYRDVFELIAKEEFECMSEGDVEDFPNFGDSQSDYDTVVHPFYAYWQSFCTQKNFAWKEEYDTRQASNRWEKRAMEKENKKIRDKARKEKNELVRQLVAFIRKRDKRVQAHRKLVEEQNAEKARKAEEMRRQQKLKQAKLVEQYREQSWMTMANLEKELQEMEARYEKEFGDGPDENEVEEQEPKDRLEGKDSDEAEEAELYDDLYCPACDKSFKTEKAMKNHEKSKKHREMVALLKQQLEEEEEHFSGAQVDGNLLNANSEDEVEDLPKQKLSKKQKKKKQKSAQNYDNNFDENGTEEGVKVDPEDTNLNEDDAKELKNKPQENVCITETTEVCEDPKSEAKSVPKSKGKKTKDVKKPVKVPAEPATVSDVLISCATCHSEFPSRNKLFDHLKATGHARAPSTSASLNSVTSSRNKKEKRKNR, encoded by the exons ATGAAGTGTCACTACGAGGCGCTGGGGGTGCGGCGAGACGCCAGCGAGGAGGAGCTCAAGAAGGCCTATCGGAAGCTTGCCCTGAGGTGGCACCCGG ATAAGAATCTGGATAATGCTGCAGAAGCAGCCGAGCAGTTTAAATTAATTCAAGCCGCATACGATGTGTTGAGTGACCCTCAGGAAAGAGCATG GTATGACAATCATAGAGAGGCCTTACTTAAAGGAGGGCTTGATGGAGAATACCAAGATGACAGTTTAGATTTGCTTCATTATTTCACTGTTACCTGTTATTCTGGTTATGGAGACGATGAAAAG ggtttctatgcAGTGTATCGTGATGTCTTTGAGCTGATTGCAAAAGAAGAATTTGAATGTATGTCAGAGGGAGATGTTGAGGATTTTCCAAACTTCGGTGACTCCCAGAGTGACTACGACACg GTAGTACACCCTTTCTACGCTTACTGGCAGAGTTTCTGCACACAGAAGAATTTTGCCTGGAAGGAAGAATATGACACTCGGCAAGCCTCAAACCGCTGGGAAAAACGGgcgatggaaaaagaaaacaaaaaaattcgagacaaagcaaggaaagaaaaaaatgaactggtGCGCCAGCTTGTAGCTTTCATTCGTAAACGAGATAAAAGAGTGCAGGCTCATCGGAAGCTTGTGGAGGAGCAGAATGCAGAGAAGGCGAGGAAGGCAGAGGAGATGAGGAGGCAGCAGAAGCTGAAGCAAGCCAA ATTGGTAGAGCAGTACAGAGAGCAGAGCTGGATGACTATGGCCAATttggagaaggagctgcaggAGATGGAAGCCAGGTACGAAAAGGAGTTTGGAGATGGACCCGATGAAAATGAAGTGGAGGAACAGGAGCCCAAAGATAGATTGGAAG GTAAAGACAGCGATGAGGCTGAGGAGGCTGAGCTTTATGATGACCTGTACTGCCCAGCTTGTGACAAGTCCTTCAAGACAGAAAAGGC TATGAAGAACCATGAGAAGTCAAAGAAGCACCGAGAAATGGTCGCACTGTTAAAGCAGCAgttagaggaagaggaagaacattTTTCAGGGGCTCAAGTGGATGGAAATTTATTGAATGCCAATTCTGAGGACGAAGTGGAAGACCTACCAAAGCAAAA ACTTtccaaaaaacagaagaaaaagaaacagaaatcagcTCAG AATTATGATAACAATTTCGATGAAAATGGAACTGAAGAAGGAGTAAAGGTTGATCCAGAAGATACTAACTTAAATGAAGACGAtgccaaagaattaaaaaataagccCCAAGAAAATGTCTGTATCACAGAGACCACAGAAGTCTGTGAGGATCCAAAGAGTGAAGCTAAAAG TGTTCCTAaatccaaaggaaagaaaaccaaagatgTGAAAAAACCTGTCAAAGTACCTGCTGAACCAGCAACAGTG AGTGATGTTCTCATCAGCTGTGCGACCTGCCACAGTGAATTTCCATCTCGGAATAAACTTTTTGATCATCTAAAGGCTACTGGTCATGCAAGAGCCCCTTCAACATCAGCATCTTTAAACAGTGTAACAAGTAGTCGAAACAAGAAAGAGAAGCGTAAAAACAGATAG